A single region of the Natronincola ferrireducens genome encodes:
- a CDS encoding DNA replication initiation control protein YabA produces MENYKDIQSIADQLDALKKNIDKSKEHLSALEMLMVDNNNGRLKSEGLGDELQELNNSIDSLTRNVQALERKLNH; encoded by the coding sequence ATGGAAAATTACAAAGACATACAAAGCATTGCTGATCAATTGGATGCGTTAAAGAAAAATATTGATAAGTCTAAGGAGCATCTATCAGCTTTGGAAATGCTAATGGTGGATAATAACAATGGCAGGTTAAAAAGCGAAGGCTTAGGTGATGAACTGCAAGAGCTTAATAATAGTATAGATTCCTTAACAAGAAATGTTCAGGCGTTAGAAAGGAAGTTGAACCACTAA
- the cwlD gene encoding N-acetylmuramoyl-L-alanine amidase CwlD, which translates to MKIIVIKKKWIILTVTISIIVGGCLGIWQYYNSRVAATFLPSLTKVIVLDPGHGGVDPGAVSKNGVVEKDINLAIALHLKGFLEQSGAIVIMTRTEDKGLYSSGGSIRQKKNEDLRNRKEIVENSNADIFITIHLNAFSQTQYYGAQTFYPKGNAEGKKLAVKVQEELINTLDKNNKRVALEKEGIYIIKGLDIPTVLVECGFLSNPQEEKLLQKASYQKKIAWAIYIGIQRYFSEGP; encoded by the coding sequence TTGAAGATTATTGTCATTAAAAAAAAGTGGATTATACTGACTGTAACAATTTCCATAATTGTAGGAGGTTGTTTAGGGATTTGGCAATATTACAATAGTAGGGTAGCAGCAACATTTTTACCTAGCCTTACAAAGGTAATTGTTTTAGATCCTGGCCATGGAGGGGTAGATCCTGGAGCTGTTAGTAAAAATGGTGTAGTAGAAAAGGATATTAATCTAGCTATTGCTTTACATTTAAAGGGATTTCTAGAACAGAGTGGTGCTATTGTTATTATGACTAGAACTGAGGATAAAGGCCTCTATTCTTCAGGTGGAAGTATCAGGCAAAAGAAAAATGAGGATCTTAGGAATAGAAAAGAAATTGTGGAAAACAGCAATGCAGATATATTTATTACTATACATCTCAATGCTTTTTCACAAACCCAGTACTATGGTGCTCAAACTTTTTATCCCAAAGGTAATGCTGAAGGAAAAAAACTGGCAGTTAAAGTTCAAGAAGAACTCATTAATACTTTAGATAAAAATAATAAGAGGGTGGCTTTAGAAAAGGAGGGTATTTACATTATAAAAGGATTAGATATACCAACCGTCTTAGTAGAATGCGGTTTTCTATCTAATCCTCAGGAAGAAAAGCTATTACAGAAAGCTAGTTACCAAAAGAAGATTGCTTGGGCTATCTATATAGGAATACAAAGATACTTTTCAGAAGGCCCTTAA
- a CDS encoding phage holin family protein, producing MSEERNPNRTQDAPSWGKLFLRFIISAIVIAIAAFITPGFRIEGLWGVVFAALAISIINYLIERVFNFDASPFGRGIVGFLVAAVVIYISQFVVPAMTVTFLGAIIGAIVIGIIDMVIPGKTI from the coding sequence ATGTCTGAAGAAAGAAATCCTAATCGTACCCAAGATGCCCCTAGTTGGGGTAAATTGTTTTTGAGGTTTATTATCTCAGCTATTGTTATAGCTATAGCTGCCTTTATCACACCAGGATTTAGAATAGAAGGCCTTTGGGGTGTTGTATTCGCAGCATTAGCTATATCTATTATTAACTACCTAATAGAAAGGGTCTTTAATTTTGATGCTTCTCCTTTTGGTCGTGGAATAGTGGGTTTTTTAGTAGCAGCAGTTGTTATCTATATTAGCCAATTTGTAGTACCAGCAATGACAGTAACCTTTTTAGGGGCTATTATAGGGGCCATCGTTATTGGAATTATTGACATGGTTATTCCAGGAAAAACAATATAG
- a CDS encoding divergent polysaccharide deacetylase family protein — protein sequence MKNNFFVVTLRKKKIVYFMLALLALVILLLTAGELQNKRYDTLGNNYKKIAMVFIQRQPRVMKGQVAIIIDDFGNLGNGTKEMLAIDRPLTCAIIPFLPYTKEDAVLAHGNGHEIIIHIPMEPHVGNPKWLGEKGITTNLSTEQIKTIIREAVEEVPFAVGVNNHMGSKATEDSRVMAAIIQVVKENNMYIVDSKTSINSVVKKIAEEYNVPILERAVFLDNEKSVGAIKKQLKTLGELAIKDGSAIGIGHVGPEGGIITATAIKEMIPQLEKMGIEIVPVSHLTK from the coding sequence ATGAAAAATAATTTTTTTGTGGTTACTTTAAGAAAAAAAAAGATAGTTTATTTTATGCTAGCTTTGCTGGCATTGGTCATTCTGTTGCTAACAGCTGGGGAATTACAAAACAAAAGATATGATACATTAGGAAATAATTATAAAAAAATAGCAATGGTTTTTATTCAAAGGCAACCAAGGGTAATGAAAGGGCAGGTAGCTATTATTATTGATGACTTTGGAAACTTAGGCAATGGTACCAAAGAAATGTTAGCCATTGATCGCCCTTTAACCTGCGCTATAATTCCATTTTTACCATATACAAAGGAAGATGCAGTACTGGCCCATGGAAATGGGCATGAAATTATTATTCATATTCCCATGGAGCCCCATGTAGGAAATCCAAAATGGCTAGGGGAAAAGGGAATCACTACTAATCTATCTACAGAGCAAATCAAAACAATTATCAGGGAAGCTGTTGAGGAAGTACCTTTTGCTGTAGGGGTTAATAACCATATGGGTTCTAAGGCAACAGAGGATAGCAGGGTGATGGCTGCAATTATACAGGTAGTAAAGGAAAATAATATGTACATAGTAGACAGCAAAACCAGCATAAACTCCGTAGTTAAGAAGATTGCTGAAGAATATAATGTGCCTATTCTGGAAAGAGCTGTGTTCTTAGACAATGAAAAAAGTGTTGGAGCTATCAAAAAACAATTAAAAACCTTAGGAGAATTGGCTATTAAAGATGGTTCAGCTATAGGAATAGGCCATGTAGGTCCTGAAGGGGGAATTATAACAGCCACTGCCATAAAAGAAATGATACCCCAGCTAGAGAAGATGGGGATAGAGATTGTACCTGTATCCCATCTCACTAAATGA
- a CDS encoding HD domain-containing phosphohydrolase has protein sequence MKISIRNKITIMVLILILTSVSTLGIMAYRNAKAVLIEDMGSKSYNIVSNIYDYFLKNFMESMEYVVDYWAEYEDIINYQNMPDQPKMVTDIPEHFKPIGSMWKGFIAANPDIAWIYLGVEEDGSLLLSPLDPTMPQNYDARERDWYIDAVNNPGETIWTEPYLDAGDSGAVVVTVARAVIRDEQIVGVIGVDIKLEKFSEIIKSLVFGEEGYLMLISNDGDIYAHPDKDLLMKNVMGKEWFSKILIEENGTDLFVSTEGEDTVVAYLTVPKTNWRLVGLSKIDINGMIMSIRNKGIIIGIISIIITFLLGYILSRIVTKPIEEIMKVIHSISKGEMGIRANIKSRDELNILGNKFNEMLEEIEELLEERNLHVEELTKKNQEIMLQHDEILAFSQQAEAMNEELNSLLKEIRKNYLSTVKALANAIDANDQYTRGHCERVRNISISIARSMNLNQVDINNLEFASLLHDIGKIGIPPSILNKEGKLTAEEYAVIQKHPKIAFDILSDVDFLKNSREIIYHHHERVDGKGYPQQLTGEKMSLPAKILAVADAYDAMTSVRPYRQTPMTKEEAIKELSISKGTQFDTKVVDVFTNILQQEEINIDIVTQKYIS, from the coding sequence ATGAAGATATCTATCAGAAACAAAATAACGATTATGGTATTGATACTGATATTAACCTCTGTTTCGACGTTAGGAATTATGGCCTATAGAAATGCTAAAGCAGTATTAATAGAAGATATGGGTTCCAAAAGCTATAATATTGTAAGTAATATTTATGACTACTTTCTAAAAAACTTTATGGAAAGTATGGAGTATGTTGTAGACTACTGGGCAGAGTATGAAGATATTATAAATTATCAAAATATGCCGGATCAACCGAAAATGGTTACAGACATACCAGAGCATTTCAAACCTATCGGAAGCATGTGGAAGGGATTTATTGCGGCAAATCCAGACATAGCTTGGATATACCTAGGGGTTGAGGAGGATGGGTCCCTTCTATTAAGTCCGCTAGACCCAACTATGCCACAGAATTATGATGCTAGAGAAAGAGATTGGTATATAGATGCAGTAAACAATCCTGGAGAAACCATCTGGACGGAGCCCTATCTAGATGCAGGTGATTCAGGGGCAGTAGTTGTTACGGTAGCAAGGGCTGTTATAAGAGATGAACAAATTGTAGGAGTAATAGGTGTTGATATTAAGCTTGAGAAGTTTTCGGAAATTATAAAGTCCTTAGTTTTTGGTGAAGAGGGTTATCTGATGTTGATAAGCAATGACGGGGACATCTATGCCCATCCCGATAAAGATTTATTAATGAAAAATGTAATGGGAAAGGAATGGTTTTCTAAAATATTAATAGAGGAAAATGGCACAGACCTATTTGTATCCACTGAAGGAGAAGATACAGTAGTAGCTTATTTGACAGTCCCCAAAACTAACTGGAGGTTGGTGGGCCTATCTAAGATAGATATAAATGGTATGATAATGTCTATTAGAAATAAAGGTATAATTATAGGTATTATCAGCATAATTATAACCTTTTTATTAGGATATATCCTTTCACGGATTGTAACAAAGCCAATTGAAGAAATCATGAAGGTTATACATAGTATATCAAAGGGTGAAATGGGAATCCGTGCAAATATTAAATCAAGGGATGAGCTCAATATATTAGGGAATAAATTTAATGAAATGCTGGAGGAGATTGAAGAACTACTGGAGGAGAGAAACCTACATGTAGAGGAGCTGACCAAAAAAAATCAAGAAATTATGCTGCAGCATGATGAGATATTGGCTTTTTCACAGCAGGCAGAAGCAATGAATGAAGAGTTAAATAGTCTTTTAAAGGAAATCAGGAAGAATTATTTGTCTACAGTAAAAGCACTGGCCAATGCAATCGATGCAAATGATCAATATACTCGAGGTCATTGTGAACGAGTCAGAAATATATCCATCTCCATAGCCAGAAGTATGAACTTGAATCAGGTGGATATAAATAATTTAGAATTTGCCAGTCTGCTTCATGATATAGGGAAGATAGGTATACCTCCTTCTATTTTAAATAAGGAAGGGAAGTTAACTGCCGAGGAATATGCAGTTATTCAAAAACATCCTAAAATTGCCTTCGATATTTTGTCTGATGTGGACTTTCTAAAGAATAGTAGAGAAATTATTTATCATCATCATGAAAGAGTTGATGGCAAGGGATACCCCCAACAATTGACGGGAGAAAAAATGAGTTTACCTGCCAAGATTCTAGCGGTAGCTGATGCCTATGATGCTATGACTAGTGTAAGGCCCTATAGACAAACTCCTATGACAAAGGAGGAGGCTATTAAAGAACTCTCCATATCTAAGGGAACCCAGTTTGATACTAAAGTGGTGGATGTATTTACAAATATTTTACAACAAGAAGAAATAAATATAGATATTGTAACACAAAAATATATTAGTTAG